One region of Ardenticatenales bacterium genomic DNA includes:
- the glmS gene encoding glutamine--fructose-6-phosphate transaminase (isomerizing), whose protein sequence is MCGIVGYVGPRQAPDIILEGLRRLEYRGYDSAGIAVLSQNGGVSVQREVGKLQNLAALLEDHPLTGHAGIGHTRWATHGAPSQRNAHPHTSMRGRVTLVHNGIVENFAALRDELEAEGIHFQSETDTEVIAQLIERHLEAGQDLVTATRGALRQLKGANAVVVMSIDTPDVLIAARLGNAGGITLGVGADEMFIASDIPAILEQTRQMVFLENRQMAIVRRDRYQVINVDSGDTVSTELHAISWDPVSAIKGEYKHFMQKEIFEQPRAMIDTLRGRVDFEQGRVSLPEMNLTAELARRLQKIIIVACGTSYYAGLVGKYLLESIARVPTEVAYASEFRYYDPIVDPHTAVLSITQSGETADTLAASELARQRGAISWSIVNVIGSQSMRLADGYIAMHSGPEIGVASTKAFTTSLVDQYLLACALGHLRGTVSDARLAQLVDDLAHLPDMAGRVLDRDAEYEALANRYHRPEHFLFLGRGINFPIALEGALKLKEISYIHAEGYAAGEMKHGPIALIDENMPVVAIATQDQVYEKMVSQIEQAKARGGRVIALATEGDEAIGDKVDDVVFVPASPPSLAPILNVIPLQLLSYHIAVRRGCDVDQPRNLAKSVTVE, encoded by the coding sequence ATGTGTGGAATTGTTGGCTATGTGGGGCCGCGCCAGGCTCCCGACATTATTCTGGAAGGGCTGCGACGGTTGGAGTATCGCGGGTACGATAGTGCCGGCATTGCCGTTCTCTCCCAAAATGGCGGCGTCTCCGTGCAGCGAGAAGTAGGCAAACTGCAGAACCTGGCCGCGCTGCTGGAAGATCATCCTCTGACCGGTCATGCCGGCATTGGACACACCCGCTGGGCCACCCACGGCGCGCCCAGCCAGCGCAACGCCCACCCGCACACCAGCATGCGCGGGCGCGTCACCCTCGTCCACAACGGCATCGTGGAAAACTTCGCCGCCCTGCGCGATGAACTGGAAGCGGAAGGCATCCACTTTCAATCAGAAACGGACACCGAAGTAATCGCCCAGCTTATCGAACGTCACCTGGAGGCGGGGCAGGACCTGGTTACGGCCACGCGCGGCGCGCTGCGGCAACTCAAAGGGGCCAATGCCGTCGTCGTCATGAGCATAGACACGCCCGACGTGCTCATCGCCGCCCGCCTGGGCAACGCCGGCGGCATCACCCTGGGCGTGGGCGCGGATGAGATGTTTATCGCCTCCGACATCCCCGCCATCCTGGAGCAGACGCGGCAGATGGTCTTCCTGGAGAATCGGCAGATGGCCATCGTGCGCCGCGACCGCTATCAGGTGATAAACGTGGACAGCGGCGACACGGTGAGTACGGAACTGCACGCCATCTCCTGGGACCCCGTGAGCGCCATCAAGGGGGAGTACAAGCACTTCATGCAGAAGGAAATCTTCGAACAGCCGCGGGCCATGATCGACACGCTACGCGGGCGGGTTGATTTTGAGCAGGGGCGGGTGTCGCTGCCGGAAATGAACCTGACGGCGGAACTGGCGCGGCGGCTGCAGAAGATCATCATTGTCGCCTGCGGAACCAGTTACTACGCCGGGTTGGTGGGCAAATACCTGCTGGAATCCATCGCCCGCGTCCCCACGGAAGTGGCCTACGCCTCCGAATTTCGCTACTACGACCCGATTGTCGATCCGCACACGGCGGTGCTGTCCATTACCCAATCGGGCGAGACGGCGGACACCCTCGCCGCCAGCGAACTGGCGCGCCAGCGCGGAGCCATCTCCTGGTCCATCGTCAACGTCATCGGCAGCCAGTCGATGCGCCTGGCGGATGGCTATATCGCCATGCACAGCGGCCCAGAAATTGGCGTCGCCAGCACGAAGGCGTTCACGACTTCGCTGGTGGACCAATATCTGCTGGCCTGTGCCCTGGGGCATTTGCGCGGCACGGTCTCCGACGCGCGGCTGGCGCAACTGGTGGATGACCTGGCGCACCTGCCGGATATGGCGGGACGGGTGCTGGACCGCGACGCCGAATATGAGGCGTTAGCCAACCGCTATCACCGCCCGGAGCATTTTCTTTTCTTGGGGCGGGGGATCAATTTCCCGATTGCGTTGGAAGGGGCGCTAAAACTGAAGGAAATCAGCTACATCCATGCCGAAGGGTATGCGGCGGGCGAGATGAAGCATGGGCCGATTGCGTTGATTGATGAGAATATGCCGGTGGTGGCGATTGCCACGCAGGATCAGGTGTACGAGAAGATGGTGAGCCAGATTGAGCAGGCGAAGGCGCGCGGCGGGCGGGTGATTGCCCTGGCCACGGAGGGGGATGAGGCGATTGGGGATAAGGTGGATGATGTGGTGTTTGTGCCGGCATCTCCCCCCTCCCTTGCCCCCATCCTCAACGTCATCCCCCTGCAACTGCTCAGCTACCACATCGCCGTCCGCCGCGGCTGCGACGTAGACCAGCCGCGCAACCTCGCCAAATCCGTCACCGTGGAGTAA
- the fahA gene encoding fumarylacetoacetase encodes MSTKSFIPVSPESHFPIQNLPYGVFRPAAGGPPRVGVAIGDDVLDLAQLERYALLETDFFSQPSLNAFMAAGRETWLAVRATLRHLLDAETPTLRDNAELRSKLFWRQADVVMEMPAQIGDYTDFYSSREHATNVGIMFRGRENALMPNWLHLPVAYHGRASSIIPGGIDIHRPHGQTIRDGDAAPTFGPSRLMDFELEMGFFIGPGNDLGHPVPVQNAADHIFGLVLVNDWSARDIQKWEYQPLGPFLAKNLATSISPWVVTLDALEPFRRPSPPQDPAPLPYLRSVGDWAYDIHLEVHLQSEQMAAPHPICRSNFRYLYWNMCQQLAHHTITGCNLRPGDLLASGTISGPSPDSYGSMLELTWRGSQPLALPNGESRKFLQDGDRVTLTGWAQGDGYRVGFGEVSARLLPPLAG; translated from the coding sequence ATGTCTACAAAATCCTTCATCCCGGTCTCCCCCGAATCCCATTTTCCCATCCAAAACCTGCCCTACGGCGTGTTTCGGCCCGCCGCCGGTGGCCCGCCGCGCGTGGGCGTGGCGATTGGCGACGATGTGCTGGACCTGGCGCAGTTGGAGCGTTACGCCTTGCTGGAGACGGATTTCTTCAGCCAGCCCAGCCTGAATGCGTTCATGGCGGCGGGGCGTGAGACGTGGCTGGCGGTGCGCGCGACGTTGCGGCATCTGCTGGACGCGGAAACGCCGACGCTGCGCGATAACGCGGAATTGCGGTCGAAGCTGTTTTGGCGGCAGGCGGATGTGGTGATGGAAATGCCGGCACAAATCGGCGACTACACCGACTTCTACTCCTCCCGCGAACACGCCACCAACGTGGGCATCATGTTCCGTGGCCGCGAAAACGCCCTCATGCCCAACTGGCTGCACCTGCCCGTCGCCTACCACGGGCGCGCCAGCTCCATCATCCCCGGCGGCATAGACATCCACCGCCCCCACGGACAAACCATCCGCGACGGTGACGCCGCCCCCACCTTTGGCCCCAGCCGCTTGATGGATTTTGAACTGGAGATGGGCTTCTTCATCGGCCCCGGCAACGATCTGGGGCATCCCGTGCCCGTGCAAAACGCCGCCGACCACATCTTCGGCCTCGTCCTCGTCAACGACTGGAGCGCGCGCGACATCCAAAAATGGGAATACCAGCCGCTCGGCCCCTTCCTGGCGAAAAATCTGGCGACCTCCATCTCCCCCTGGGTGGTCACGCTGGACGCGCTGGAGCCGTTCCGCCGGCCCTCGCCACCACAGGACCCCGCACCGCTGCCCTACCTGCGCAGCGTGGGCGACTGGGCCTACGACATTCATCTGGAAGTGCATCTGCAAAGTGAACAGATGGCCGCGCCGCACCCCATCTGCCGCTCCAATTTCCGCTATCTTTACTGGAACATGTGCCAGCAGTTGGCGCACCACACCATCACGGGTTGCAACTTGCGCCCCGGCGACCTGCTGGCGTCGGGCACGATCAGCGGCCCCTCGCCCGATTCCTACGGCTCCATGCTGGAGTTGACCTGGCGCGGCAGTCAGCCGCTCGCCTTGCCCAATGGCGAGTCGCGCAAATTCCTGCAAGACGGCGATCGCGTCACGCTCACAGGTTGGGCGCAGGGGGACGGCTATCGCGTCGGCTTCGGCGAAGTGAGCGCCCGCCTGCTGCCGCCGCTGGCGGGGTGA
- the paaJ gene encoding phenylacetate-CoA oxygenase subunit PaaJ — protein MMITEEAVWEAVSRVKDPEIPVVSLVEMGIVREVSVVDEAVVVTMTPTFSGCPALEVMRRDVRDAVVALGIADVTVEMTLAPAWTSDWITEEGRRKLKSFGLAPPRRHGGSMAVTFFEPVACPYCDSLNTTLKNSFGPTLCRAIYYCNDCQQPFEQFKPL, from the coding sequence ATGATGATTACGGAAGAAGCAGTCTGGGAAGCGGTATCGCGGGTGAAAGACCCGGAGATTCCGGTGGTTTCGCTGGTGGAAATGGGCATTGTGCGCGAGGTCAGCGTAGTGGATGAAGCAGTCGTCGTGACCATGACGCCCACTTTTTCCGGCTGCCCGGCGCTGGAAGTGATGCGGCGAGATGTACGGGATGCAGTGGTGGCGTTGGGCATAGCGGACGTGACCGTGGAAATGACGCTGGCTCCCGCCTGGACCAGCGATTGGATTACGGAGGAGGGGCGACGCAAGTTGAAGTCGTTTGGCCTGGCCCCGCCGCGCCGGCATGGGGGCAGCATGGCGGTGACGTTCTTTGAGCCGGTGGCCTGCCCCTATTGCGACTCGCTGAACACGACGTTGAAGAACAGCTTTGGCCCCACCCTCTGCCGCGCCATTTACTATTGTAACGATTGCCAGCAGCCGTTCGAGCAGTTCAAGCCGCTGTAG
- the paaC gene encoding phenylacetate-CoA oxygenase subunit PaaC: MNDALRHTLLAKLIALGDDELILAHRDAEWTGHAPILEEDIALANIAQDELGHASLYYNLAGDLDGSDPDTLAFFRDAPEFRCTQIVELPKGDWAFTMLRQFFFDAYEFAFLTAAESSRYTPLAQAAAKIRREEVYHLRHAQTWVERLALGTAESARRMQVALEALWPYVDQLFQPLPEEEALVRAGIVPALSGVKRDWEGIVLPHLQQSGLRLPQTLGAPARSRHEHTPHLADLLAEMQMVARADPQAEW, encoded by the coding sequence ATGAATGATGCCCTGCGGCACACCCTATTGGCGAAACTGATCGCCCTGGGTGACGACGAACTAATCCTTGCCCACCGCGACGCCGAGTGGACCGGGCACGCCCCCATCCTGGAGGAAGACATCGCCCTGGCAAACATCGCCCAGGACGAACTGGGGCACGCCTCCCTCTACTACAACCTGGCCGGCGACCTCGACGGCTCCGACCCAGATACCCTGGCCTTCTTCCGCGATGCGCCCGAATTCCGCTGCACGCAGATCGTCGAGTTGCCCAAAGGAGACTGGGCCTTCACAATGCTGCGGCAATTCTTCTTCGACGCCTACGAATTCGCCTTCCTCACCGCCGCCGAGAGCAGCCGTTACACGCCACTGGCGCAAGCGGCGGCCAAGATTCGGCGCGAAGAAGTGTACCACTTGCGTCATGCGCAGACGTGGGTGGAGCGATTGGCTTTGGGCACGGCGGAATCGGCGCGTCGGATGCAGGTGGCGCTAGAAGCATTGTGGCCCTACGTAGACCAGCTTTTCCAGCCGCTGCCGGAGGAAGAGGCCCTTGTGCGAGCGGGTATTGTGCCGGCATTGAGCGGCGTCAAGCGAGATTGGGAGGGTATTGTACTGCCCCATTTGCAGCAGAGCGGTCTGCGTCTGCCACAAACGCTGGGCGCGCCCGCCCGTTCGCGTCACGAACACACGCCACATCTGGCGGACCTGCTCGCGGAAATGCAAATGGTCGCCCGCGCCGACCCGCAGGCGGAATGGTGA
- a CDS encoding phenylacetic acid degradation protein, protein MNDTQWPRYEVFKQDTPDKPHQAIGSVHAPDAEMALQNARDVFVRRPRCHSLWVAPAAAILSRTAEELADAPPESEDGGEADQPTQTFLVFRKTSQRRSMTFVEHVGEVEAVTPLAALRQAVAQFTDAAAFVWWIVPASAISHSDDADIDSLFTPAFDKTYRHQSAYGTVSPLRQKRLHGGSQQEGDNDDGDE, encoded by the coding sequence ATGAATGACACACAATGGCCTCGCTACGAGGTGTTTAAGCAAGACACGCCGGACAAACCGCACCAGGCGATTGGCTCCGTACACGCGCCGGACGCGGAGATGGCTCTGCAAAACGCGCGGGATGTGTTTGTACGCCGTCCCCGCTGCCACAGTCTTTGGGTGGCGCCCGCCGCCGCCATCCTCAGCCGCACGGCGGAGGAGTTGGCGGATGCGCCGCCGGAGAGTGAGGATGGCGGCGAGGCAGACCAACCCACGCAGACATTTTTGGTGTTTCGCAAGACGAGCCAGCGGCGTTCGATGACGTTTGTGGAGCATGTAGGGGAAGTAGAAGCGGTGACGCCGTTGGCGGCGCTGCGGCAGGCGGTGGCGCAGTTTACGGATGCGGCGGCGTTTGTGTGGTGGATAGTGCCGGCATCCGCCATTTCCCACAGCGACGATGCAGACATTGACAGCCTTTTCACCCCCGCATTTGACAAGACCTACCGCCATCAATCCGCCTACGGAACCGTCAGCCCTCTGCGGCAGAAGCGGCTGCATGGCGGAAGCCAACAGGAGGGAGACAATGACGATGGAGATGAATGA
- the paaA gene encoding 1,2-phenylacetyl-CoA epoxidase subunit A, with protein MTEEEKLAEFEARIARGEKIEPGDWMPDEYRRQLIRMISQHAHSEVVGMLPEGKWIPHAPSLRRKMVLIAKVQDEGGHGQYLYHAAESLGVTREEMLEALLTGKAKYSSVFNYPTLTWADIGMIGWLVDGAAIKNQTMLAHASYGPYSRAMVRICAEETFHFKQGKEMIVKYAQGTPAQRHMAQDALNRWWWPALMMFGPHDTDSPNTPMLVRWGVKTKTNDELREEFVNEMVPEFLAIGLTVPDPEMVFDEVSGHWMHGPIDWDEFWRVVRGNGPCNAERMAARRAAHEDGLWVREALEAYARRQQAERVTA; from the coding sequence ATGACCGAAGAAGAAAAACTGGCCGAATTTGAAGCCCGCATCGCCCGCGGCGAGAAGATTGAACCGGGCGACTGGATGCCGGATGAGTACCGCCGGCAGCTCATTCGCATGATCTCCCAGCACGCGCACAGCGAAGTGGTGGGCATGCTGCCGGAAGGCAAATGGATTCCGCACGCGCCCAGCCTGCGCCGCAAAATGGTCCTCATCGCCAAAGTGCAGGACGAGGGCGGCCACGGGCAGTACCTCTACCACGCGGCCGAGTCACTGGGCGTCACGCGGGAAGAGATGTTGGAGGCTTTGCTCACCGGCAAGGCCAAATACTCCAGCGTCTTCAACTACCCCACGCTGACATGGGCGGACATAGGCATGATTGGCTGGCTCGTGGATGGCGCGGCCATCAAGAATCAGACGATGTTGGCGCACGCCTCCTACGGCCCCTATTCGCGGGCGATGGTGCGCATTTGCGCGGAAGAGACGTTCCATTTCAAGCAAGGCAAGGAAATGATCGTCAAGTATGCACAAGGCACGCCCGCGCAGCGGCACATGGCCCAGGACGCGCTAAACCGCTGGTGGTGGCCCGCCTTGATGATGTTTGGCCCGCACGATACAGACTCCCCAAACACGCCCATGCTGGTGCGCTGGGGCGTCAAGACGAAAACGAACGATGAGCTGCGCGAGGAATTTGTGAACGAGATGGTTCCCGAATTTCTGGCGATTGGCCTCACCGTGCCCGATCCAGAGATGGTTTTTGACGAGGTAAGCGGGCATTGGATGCATGGCCCAATTGATTGGGATGAGTTCTGGCGGGTGGTGCGCGGCAATGGTCCGTGCAACGCGGAGCGGATGGCGGCGCGGCGCGCGGCGCATGAAGATGGCCTGTGGGTGCGGGAGGCGTTGGAGGCATATGCCCGTCGTCAGCAGGCGGAGAGAGTAACCGCATGA
- a CDS encoding histidine phosphatase family protein — protein sequence MESRLLLIRHGPSRVVREMPASRWTLTPTAEPICAAFARRHLAPYAPARILTSHEPKAIRTGEIMAAVLDLPCAPAPDLHEHRRETAPWFDEAADFQAAIARLFAHPHDVVFGEESADQARVRFDAGIAALLRQYPHQTLAIVTHGTVLSLFIAAHNNLDPLPFWRQLTMPACAVLSLPTFALRQTITA from the coding sequence GTGGAATCCCGGCTGCTGCTGATTCGTCATGGTCCGTCGCGGGTGGTGCGGGAAATGCCGGCATCTCGCTGGACCCTCACCCCCACCGCCGAACCGATATGCGCCGCCTTTGCCCGCCGCCATCTGGCTCCCTACGCCCCCGCCCGCATCCTCACCAGCCACGAACCCAAAGCCATCCGCACCGGCGAGATCATGGCCGCCGTCCTGGACCTGCCCTGCGCCCCCGCCCCCGACCTGCACGAGCATCGGCGCGAAACCGCCCCCTGGTTTGATGAGGCCGCCGATTTCCAGGCGGCCATTGCCCGCCTCTTTGCCCATCCGCATGACGTGGTTTTTGGCGAAGAGTCCGCGGATCAGGCTCGTGTTCGGTTTGATGCCGGCATCGCCGCCCTCCTACGCCAATATCCCCACCAAACCCTGGCCATCGTCACGCACGGCACGGTCCTCTCCCTCTTCATCGCCGCGCACAACAACCTGGACCCGCTCCCATTCTGGCGCCAACTCACCATGCCCGCCTGCGCCGTTCTCTCCCTCCCCACCTTCGCCCTCCGGCAAACCATCACCGCGTAA
- a CDS encoding C39 family peptidase, whose amino-acid sequence MSQKTKRIIILLALAQAVLGLGLLALPRVVQALPGSLTVRLQARAPILRPVFDLVTTPLPASLPVPSGALAQKGQVGLPTLDFANPTATTPPTPPTPTAAPVTPEPTAATADVNTPAPTTIPTPAPTATPTPIAIPTETVVLAAQPPAKALEGLKNRPQNFNNCGPANLSMVLNFWGDPTTQTEAAAYLKPNPEDRNVSPWQMADYVNEQTGLRSSAHSSGTIDLIRTFIANGIPVIIEKGYEPNEREGWYGHYLTVYGYDEEARTLRSQDTYLGPWDDSGREDTYDEINAAWEEFNYSFFVIYQPYQENLVQAILGDLNDPIKMWQNAALRAQAAIEANQTDAFAWFNLGTSLTRLGEQTGTRDYYEQGAAAFDQSFILGIPPRMLWYEFRPYIAYMKVGRYQDMLTMADTTLETTGGRNVEETYLYKGHALAFLGDISGARAAYQQGLKLNENSYPIQWALDSLP is encoded by the coding sequence ATGAGTCAAAAGACAAAGCGAATTATCATTTTATTAGCCCTGGCCCAAGCTGTGTTGGGGTTGGGGCTGCTGGCGCTGCCGCGCGTGGTGCAGGCGCTGCCGGGCAGCCTGACGGTGCGCTTGCAGGCGCGCGCGCCCATTTTGCGGCCGGTGTTTGATTTGGTGACGACGCCGCTGCCGGCATCTTTGCCCGTTCCCAGTGGCGCATTAGCCCAAAAAGGCCAGGTCGGGCTGCCCACGCTCGACTTCGCCAATCCCACCGCCACCACGCCCCCCACGCCCCCCACGCCCACCGCCGCGCCGGTCACGCCCGAACCCACCGCCGCCACGGCGGACGTCAACACCCCGGCCCCCACCACCATCCCCACCCCGGCCCCCACCGCCACGCCGACCCCCATCGCCATCCCCACGGAGACCGTCGTCCTGGCCGCCCAACCCCCCGCCAAAGCGTTGGAAGGGCTGAAAAACCGCCCGCAAAACTTCAACAACTGCGGCCCCGCCAACCTCTCCATGGTCCTCAATTTCTGGGGCGACCCCACGACACAGACAGAGGCCGCCGCCTACCTCAAGCCCAATCCCGAAGACCGCAACGTCAGCCCGTGGCAGATGGCGGACTACGTGAACGAACAGACCGGGCTGCGCTCCTCCGCCCACAGCAGCGGCACGATTGACCTCATCCGCACCTTTATCGCCAACGGCATCCCCGTAATCATTGAGAAGGGGTATGAGCCAAACGAGCGCGAGGGCTGGTACGGCCATTATCTCACCGTTTATGGCTACGACGAGGAGGCTCGCACACTTCGCAGCCAGGACACCTATCTTGGCCCCTGGGATGACAGCGGGCGCGAGGACACCTACGACGAAATCAACGCCGCCTGGGAGGAGTTCAACTACTCTTTCTTTGTCATTTACCAGCCGTACCAGGAAAATTTGGTGCAGGCGATCCTGGGCGACCTGAATGATCCCATCAAGATGTGGCAGAATGCGGCGCTGCGGGCGCAGGCAGCCATCGAAGCCAACCAGACGGACGCTTTCGCCTGGTTCAACCTGGGCACGAGTCTGACCCGCCTGGGCGAGCAAACGGGCACGCGCGACTATTACGAGCAGGGCGCGGCGGCGTTTGATCAATCCTTCATCCTGGGCATTCCCCCGCGTATGTTGTGGTACGAATTCCGCCCCTATATTGCCTACATGAAGGTGGGGCGCTACCAGGATATGCTGACGATGGCGGATACGACGCTGGAGACGACGGGGGGACGCAATGTCGAGGAAACGTATCTGTACAAGGGGCACGCGCTGGCGTTCTTGGGAGACATCAGTGGCGCGCGCGCGGCGTACCAGCAGGGTTTGAAGTTGAACGAGAATTCGTACCCGATTCAGTGGGCGCTGGATTCGCTGCCGTAG
- a CDS encoding C39 family peptidase, which yields MKRRTLFAILVGGLVIAGIIAWQLPTILKAIPSRYVARLPEPIQALGVREHVSALPTVAVVQGAAELLAQPVGLPAPTETPLPPPPTLTPRPLAQSTATPLPPPSPTSIPPTPTITPTPLPAQARISPVYHQFQDWNNCGPATLAMALSYFNIGVSQYDVARVVKPDPEDRNVSPWELAAYAHDQPNLDARYRTNGTLDQLRAFIANGIPVIIELGLDPPGEYAWMEWYGHYLLVVAYDDARGQVWVYDSWLGTSAVPGENGDRQGRTIPYDVLQTYWRQFNNNYIALYRPEQAETVARIMGADMDDAVMWQRALTTVQSLLGADPQNPYLWFDLGTVYNALGEYERAATAFDQARNIGLPWRMLWYQFGPYEAYYQVGRYADVILLADVTLQDRPYFEEAFYYKALAQQALGQAEEARRNLQRAVAFNPNYQPAQVALAQMTDGN from the coding sequence ATGAAACGACGCACCCTGTTCGCAATACTGGTTGGGGGATTGGTAATTGCCGGCATCATCGCCTGGCAACTCCCCACCATCCTCAAAGCCATCCCCAGCCGCTACGTCGCTCGCCTGCCCGAACCCATCCAGGCCCTCGGCGTGCGCGAACACGTCTCCGCCCTGCCCACCGTCGCCGTCGTCCAGGGCGCGGCGGAGCTCCTGGCGCAGCCCGTCGGCCTCCCCGCCCCCACAGAAACCCCACTGCCGCCCCCGCCCACGCTCACACCGCGACCGCTGGCGCAGTCCACCGCCACCCCGCTCCCGCCACCATCGCCTACCTCCATCCCCCCCACGCCCACCATCACGCCCACGCCTTTGCCGGCACAAGCGCGTATCTCTCCCGTCTATCACCAATTCCAAGACTGGAACAACTGCGGTCCCGCCACCCTGGCCATGGCCCTCAGCTACTTCAACATCGGCGTGAGCCAGTACGACGTGGCCCGCGTGGTCAAGCCCGACCCGGAAGACCGCAACGTGTCCCCCTGGGAGTTAGCCGCCTACGCGCACGATCAGCCCAACCTGGACGCGCGCTACCGCACCAACGGCACCCTGGACCAACTGCGGGCATTTATCGCCAACGGCATTCCCGTGATCATTGAACTCGGCCTCGACCCGCCCGGCGAATACGCCTGGATGGAGTGGTACGGCCACTATTTGCTCGTCGTCGCCTACGATGATGCCCGTGGGCAGGTTTGGGTGTATGATTCCTGGTTGGGAACCAGTGCCGTGCCCGGTGAGAACGGTGATCGCCAGGGGCGCACCATTCCCTACGATGTGTTGCAAACCTATTGGCGACAGTTTAACAACAACTACATCGCCCTCTACCGTCCCGAACAGGCGGAGACAGTGGCCCGCATCATGGGCGCGGACATGGACGACGCCGTCATGTGGCAAAGGGCACTGACGACGGTGCAATCGCTCCTCGGCGCCGACCCGCAAAATCCCTATCTCTGGTTTGACCTGGGGACGGTGTACAACGCGCTGGGCGAGTATGAGCGGGCGGCCACGGCTTTCGATCAGGCGCGCAATATCGGCCTGCCCTGGCGCATGTTGTGGTATCAATTTGGCCCGTATGAAGCCTACTATCAGGTTGGGCGTTATGCGGACGTGATTCTACTGGCGGACGTGACGCTGCAAGATCGCCCTTATTTCGAGGAAGCGTTTTACTACAAGGCGCTGGCGCAGCAGGCGTTGGGGCAGGCTGAGGAAGCCCGCCGCAATTTGCAACGCGCCGTCGCCTTCAACCCGAACTATCAACCCGCGCAGGTGGCGCTGGCGCAAATGACCGACGGTAACTGA
- a CDS encoding SAM-dependent DNA methyltransferase: protein MANNNQEEPIEKQLWKAADKLRKNIDAAEYKHVVLGLIFLRYISDAFAALHRRLVSEQHLGADPEDRDEYRAENVFFVPPSARWGYLQARAKAPEIGKDVDSAMDAIERDNASLRGVLPKVYARGNLDPTSLGGLVDLISNVALDAAQERSADVLGHVFEYFLGEFALAEGKKGGQFYTPKSVVKLLVEMLEPFQGRVLDPCCGSGGMFVQSETFVARHQGRLSDISIYGQESNLTTWRLAKMNLAIRGIDSSQVVWNNEGSFLNDAHKDLKADYVIANPPFNDSDWSGDLLRGDARWQYGEPPNGNANYAWIQHFVYHLSPGGQAGFVLAKGALTSKTSGEGDIRRELVEAGLVDCVVNLPAKLFLNTQIPVSLWFLSRNRANGKFRDRRQEILFIDARNLGHLINRRTREFSDEDIAAIAGAYHNWRNRNGKYEDVAGFCKAAPLARVRELDYVLTPGRYVGLPDEEDDFDFAERFAALQAELAFQIAEETHLNMLIQENLAKVIFDDSVG, encoded by the coding sequence ATGGCGAACAACAACCAGGAAGAGCCAATTGAAAAGCAGCTATGGAAGGCGGCGGATAAGCTACGGAAGAATATCGACGCGGCGGAATATAAGCATGTGGTGCTGGGGCTGATTTTTCTGCGGTATATCTCAGATGCGTTTGCGGCGCTGCACCGCCGTTTGGTTAGCGAGCAGCACCTGGGAGCGGACCCGGAGGATCGGGACGAGTATCGGGCGGAGAACGTTTTCTTTGTGCCGCCGTCGGCGCGGTGGGGCTATTTGCAGGCGCGTGCCAAAGCGCCGGAGATTGGCAAAGACGTGGACAGCGCGATGGATGCTATTGAGCGGGATAACGCCAGCCTGCGCGGGGTGCTGCCGAAGGTGTACGCGCGCGGCAACCTGGACCCGACCAGCCTGGGCGGGCTGGTTGACTTGATTAGCAACGTGGCCCTGGACGCGGCGCAAGAGCGCAGCGCGGACGTGCTGGGTCACGTCTTTGAGTATTTCCTGGGGGAGTTTGCCCTGGCGGAGGGGAAGAAGGGCGGTCAGTTTTACACGCCCAAGAGCGTGGTGAAGCTGCTGGTGGAAATGCTGGAGCCATTTCAGGGGCGCGTTTTGGACCCGTGCTGCGGCTCCGGGGGGATGTTTGTGCAGTCGGAGACGTTTGTGGCCCGGCACCAGGGGCGGTTGAGCGATATTTCCATCTACGGTCAGGAGAGCAACCTGACGACGTGGCGGCTGGCGAAGATGAACCTGGCGATTCGGGGCATTGATAGTTCGCAGGTGGTGTGGAACAATGAAGGCTCGTTCCTCAATGACGCGCACAAAGATTTGAAGGCGGATTACGTAATTGCCAACCCGCCCTTCAATGATAGCGACTGGAGCGGGGACTTGCTGCGCGGGGACGCGCGCTGGCAGTATGGGGAGCCGCCGAACGGTAATGCCAACTACGCCTGGATACAGCATTTTGTGTACCACCTCAGCCCCGGCGGGCAGGCGGGTTTTGTGCTGGCGAAGGGGGCGCTGACCTCGAAAACGTCCGGGGAAGGGGATATTCGGCGGGAATTGGTGGAGGCGGGGCTGGTGGATTGCGTTGTGAATTTGCCGGCAAAGCTGTTCCTGAACACGCAAATTCCCGTCTCGCTCTGGTTCCTCAGCCGCAACCGGGCCAACGGCAAGTTCCGCGACCGGCGGCAGGAGATTTTGTTCATTGATGCGCGCAACCTGGGGCACCTGATTAACCGGCGCACGCGCGAGTTTTCCGACGAGGACATTGCGGCCATCGCCGGGGCCTACCACAACTGGCGCAACCGGAACGGGAAATATGAGGACGTGGCCGGCTTTTGCAAGGCGGCGCCGCTGGCGCGGGTGCGGGAACTGGACTATGTGCTGACGCCAGGGCGGTACGTGGGGCTGCCTGATGAGGAGGATGATTTCGACTTCGCCGAACGCTTCGCCGCGCTCCAAGCAGAATTAGCATTCCAAATTGCTGAAGAGACCCATTTGAATATGCTTATTCAAGAGAATTTAGCAAAGGTGATTTTCGATGATTCAGTGGGTTGA